A window from Cryptomeria japonica chromosome 1, Sugi_1.0, whole genome shotgun sequence encodes these proteins:
- the LOC131857938 gene encoding uncharacterized protein LOC131857938, with product MDKINVSRKTNEVVYTSLFKQERERNKLERQIQKLQRDLQNEKVKRKVAENNNSELQKRIKKFASKSTSAKNEQSKVELNELKKRLDESIKKFESERASLVQLYKNLENVIASTKNLQYQLNKEKERENRWEEKVEEERKNNEKLTQELHMAYNDINSLKDKLSGSWKQT from the coding sequence ATGGACAAAATTAATGTGTCAAGAAAGACCAATGAAGTGGTGTACACATCATTGTtcaagcaagagagagagagaaataagctGGAGAGACAAATACAAAAGTTACAGAGAGACCTACAAAACGAGAAAGTAAAGAGGAAAGTTGCAGAGAACAATAATAGtgaattacagaaaaggataaaaaaatttgcctctaaatctaCAAGTGCAAAGAACGAACAGTCAAAGGTGGAACTAAATGAACTGAAGAAAAGGTTAGATGAaagcattaaaaaatttgaaagtGAAAGAGCCTCTTTAGTACAATTATACAAAAATCTGGAGAATGTCATTGCCTCAACAAAAAATTTACAATACCAATTGAACaaagagaaggaaagagaaaatCGATGGGAAGaaaaagtagaggaagaaagaaaaaacaatgaaaaactgacaCAAGAGCTGCATATGGCATACAATGATATTAACTCTCTCAAAGACAAATTGAGCGGGTCTTGGAAACAAACATGa